From Patescibacteria group bacterium, a single genomic window includes:
- a CDS encoding AI-2E family transporter: protein MKPAKVEVDIDIWAIVKIALAILAIYLLYLIKDIIALIFVVLLLYAIFAPVVNRWAKKIRRIPAVIAMLLIIVAIISAIIYLIIPPLVSETSQFAFHLPANLGKYSYLKQYAPIIQNNLDAITRGVGGLSSGFVSLTASIFGGVVTFITAIVLFVYLLLDAHAPRKLALYLIPSEYRDRIIAVIRKVSDKVGAWFRGQLLLGLIVGLMDLIGLLIIGVPYALTLAVIAAVLEIVPLIGPIIAGIIAALVALTVSPIMALIVVALFILVQQLENNILVPNIMKKAVGLSPVIIIIAILIGARLLGIAGAMLAVPISASIAVIVAEWPTIKKTLETDAGKN from the coding sequence ATGAAGCCAGCTAAAGTAGAAGTTGATATCGATATCTGGGCCATAGTTAAAATAGCTTTGGCAATACTGGCCATATATCTTCTGTATCTAATCAAAGATATTATTGCCTTGATTTTTGTTGTTTTACTTCTTTACGCCATTTTTGCACCGGTAGTAAATAGGTGGGCCAAAAAAATCCGCAGGATTCCTGCAGTCATCGCAATGCTTCTAATCATTGTTGCAATTATTTCGGCTATTATTTATTTGATAATTCCGCCACTTGTTTCTGAAACCTCACAATTCGCTTTTCATCTACCGGCGAATCTAGGCAAATACTCGTATCTTAAACAATACGCGCCAATTATCCAAAACAACCTAGACGCAATTACACGGGGAGTTGGCGGGTTGTCTTCCGGCTTTGTATCGCTTACCGCAAGCATTTTTGGCGGTGTTGTTACTTTTATTACCGCAATAGTGCTTTTTGTCTATTTGCTTCTGGATGCTCATGCCCCAAGAAAATTAGCGCTCTATCTGATTCCTTCTGAATATCGCGATCGGATTATTGCTGTTATCAGAAAAGTTTCGGACAAGGTCGGCGCATGGTTTCGCGGCCAGTTGCTCCTTGGCTTGATTGTCGGCCTTATGGATTTGATCGGGCTTCTTATAATTGGTGTTCCATATGCCTTAACACTAGCCGTAATTGCAGCGGTTTTAGAAATAGTTCCACTTATCGGACCAATAATTGCCGGGATAATTGCTGCACTTGTTGCGCTCACCGTTTCTCCAATAATGGCACTTATTGTTGTAGCATTGTTTATTCTTGTTCAGCAGCTTGAAAACAATATTCTGGTGCCGAACATCATGAAAAAGGCTGTCGGCTTGTCTCCGGTTATTATTATCATTGCTATTTTGATTGGCGCGCGTCTTCTGGGCATAGCCGGGGCGATGCTTGCCGTACCAATTTCAGCATCGATAGCTGTTATTGTCGCCGAATGGCCAACCATTAAAAAAACTCTCGAAACCGATGCCGGCAAAAACTGA
- a CDS encoding DUF881 domain-containing protein yields MFKRSDYIIISAICFLLGFGIITQYFASKKVNVLTQPETNAVMALEIEQVAKNNASLKSQINELTNNYNNYLKTSDDKSETKKKLLGESKLLEEIVGISPSVGQGVMIAITGELTTANFVDLIDALKNIGATAISINGHRIGTNTFISASNYSSPVTILALGNSSVLESALNRKGGIVEQISGKNVKISVDKKDNITIPAGGQIEFKHGKVIN; encoded by the coding sequence ATGTTCAAACGCTCCGATTACATCATTATTAGCGCAATTTGTTTCCTTCTGGGTTTTGGAATTATTACTCAGTATTTTGCCAGTAAAAAAGTTAATGTGCTTACACAGCCCGAAACAAATGCCGTCATGGCGTTAGAGATAGAACAAGTTGCGAAAAATAATGCGTCATTGAAATCTCAAATCAACGAACTTACCAACAATTACAATAATTATCTAAAGACATCTGACGATAAATCGGAAACTAAGAAAAAATTGTTGGGCGAGTCTAAATTATTGGAAGAAATTGTCGGCATTTCGCCATCAGTCGGCCAGGGAGTGATGATCGCGATTACAGGAGAATTAACGACGGCAAATTTTGTAGATCTTATCGATGCCCTTAAAAACATCGGCGCAACTGCGATCAGTATAAATGGGCACAGGATTGGTACAAATACGTTTATCTCCGCCTCCAATTATTCTTCTCCGGTTACAATACTTGCCCTTGGAAACTCCAGCGTTTTAGAATCGGCCTTAAATAGAAAAGGGGGAATAGTCGAGCAGATATCCGGAAAAAATGTTAAAATAAGCGTGGATAAGAAGGATAATATTACTATTCCGGCTGGGGGGCAAATAGAATTTAAGCATGGGAAAGTAATTAATTAA
- a CDS encoding DUF881 domain-containing protein: protein MPKKIDFKKTKTLINRSLYALIGIIIGMLIILQSKVLPTRVTNSVAPYLSLKDTKDLLYSEQANLKNEVADLQGKVNNLSSNLAESSLAPQETLVLNQKREQAGLTKLNGPGIIITLDDSTTGPVSDDSIVHAADLRDIINLLWGSTAEGISVNGERVVSSTSIDCIVNTILINDAKISNPFKIEVIGDQGIMYDRLQDQNILADLHKRVKNFGLKFYVEKNTNIILPAFSGTLPGMAS from the coding sequence ATGCCCAAAAAGATTGATTTTAAAAAGACAAAGACATTGATAAACCGATCGTTGTATGCGCTCATCGGCATAATCATCGGGATGTTGATTATTCTTCAATCCAAAGTTCTGCCAACCCGGGTGACAAATTCTGTTGCGCCGTATTTGAGCCTTAAAGATACCAAAGATCTTCTTTATTCCGAACAGGCTAATCTCAAAAATGAGGTTGCCGACCTACAAGGCAAAGTTAACAATTTATCAAGCAATCTTGCAGAAAGCTCTCTTGCTCCACAAGAGACATTAGTTTTAAATCAAAAACGAGAACAAGCGGGGTTGACCAAACTCAATGGGCCAGGAATCATTATTACCCTTGATGATTCTACGACGGGGCCAGTTTCGGATGATTCAATAGTGCATGCCGCCGATTTGCGCGATATTATAAATCTTCTTTGGGGATCAACAGCAGAAGGGATTTCTGTAAATGGGGAAAGAGTTGTTTCTTCTACTTCAATTGATTGCATTGTAAATACCATTCTTATTAACGATGCAAAAATTTCCAATCCATTCAAAATCGAAGTCATCGGAGACCAAGGCATAATGTATGATCGCTTGCAGGACCAGAATATTTTAGCTGACCTGCACAAGAGAGTAAAAAATTTCGGGTTGAAGTTTTACGTTGAGAAAAATACCAATATCATTCTGCCGGCTTTTTCAGGAACGCTGCCCGGCATGGCATCGTAA